The Bacillota bacterium genome has a window encoding:
- a CDS encoding 3-isopropylmalate dehydratase large subunit — protein sequence MAEKIISSHSGTDARAGDIVIANVDFVMGQDGTSPLAIKAFRDMGGKKVFDPSKVAMVIDHGAPSPNEGTANLHRLMRDFAKEQTFVVYDVGEGVCHQLMPERGHVLPGDLVVGADSHTCTYGGIGAFSTGVGSTDLAATLITGRTWLKVPQSMKIVLKGRLPVGTYGKDLALYVAGKVTASGATYMSCEYCGEVVDRLGVDARLTLCNMAVEMGAKAGIIAPSDEVLSWVRSRSGRTPRPVFADEDARYTDVREFDVSHLAPQAARPHQVDNVCDVQDLSSVEIQQAFIGTCTNGRLEDLRVAASILEGRTVCRSVRLVVAPASRQVLLAALHEGILEILLKAGATVLPPGCGPCVGTHGGVPADGEVVVSTANRNFRGRMGNPAAEIYLASPATVAASAVTGRITDPRGFLG from the coding sequence ATCGCAGAGAAGATCATCTCAAGCCATTCAGGTACGGACGCGCGCGCGGGAGACATAGTCATTGCCAACGTGGATTTCGTCATGGGGCAAGACGGAACGTCGCCTTTGGCGATCAAGGCCTTTCGCGACATGGGTGGGAAGAAGGTCTTCGATCCCTCGAAGGTCGCCATGGTGATAGACCACGGCGCGCCCAGTCCGAACGAGGGCACAGCGAACCTGCACAGGCTCATGAGGGATTTCGCCAAGGAGCAGACTTTCGTCGTGTACGATGTCGGCGAGGGCGTGTGCCACCAGCTCATGCCCGAGCGCGGGCACGTCCTGCCAGGAGACCTGGTAGTCGGGGCCGATTCCCACACGTGCACCTACGGCGGAATCGGTGCCTTTTCCACGGGAGTGGGGTCCACGGACCTCGCGGCGACCCTCATTACTGGAAGGACATGGCTCAAGGTCCCCCAAAGCATGAAGATAGTGCTCAAAGGAAGGCTCCCGGTGGGCACGTATGGCAAGGACCTGGCGCTCTACGTCGCCGGCAAGGTCACAGCCTCCGGGGCGACGTACATGTCATGCGAGTACTGCGGGGAAGTGGTGGACCGCCTCGGAGTGGATGCCAGGCTGACGCTGTGCAACATGGCGGTTGAGATGGGCGCGAAGGCGGGGATCATCGCGCCCAGCGATGAGGTGCTCTCGTGGGTGCGCAGCCGATCGGGGAGGACGCCTCGCCCGGTGTTCGCAGACGAAGACGCCCGCTACACGGACGTGCGTGAGTTCGACGTCTCGCATCTCGCGCCGCAGGCTGCGCGTCCGCATCAAGTGGACAACGTGTGCGACGTTCAAGACCTCTCATCAGTTGAGATCCAACAAGCCTTCATCGGAACCTGCACGAACGGTCGGCTGGAAGACCTGCGCGTCGCCGCCTCGATACTCGAGGGAAGGACCGTGTGCCGATCTGTGCGGCTGGTGGTCGCGCCCGCTTCGAGACAAGTGCTCTTGGCTGCCTTGCATGAAGGTATACTGGAGATCCTGCTGAAGGCGGGCGCCACGGTGCTCCCTCCCGGATGCGGACCGTGCGTCGGCACCCACGGTGGCGTGCCTGCGGACGGCGAGGTCGTAGTATCCACGGCCAACCGCAACTTCAGAGGGAGGATGGGCAACCCGGCCGCAGAGATATACCTTGCGTCCCCGGCGACGGTGGCGGCCTCGGCTGTGACGGGGAGGATCACGGACCCGAGAGGGTTCCTAGGGTGA
- a CDS encoding 3-isopropylmalate dehydratase small subunit, producing the protein MLLRGKAHKFGDDVNTDYIIAGKYKFKTLDMDELAKHVMEDLDPEFHARLAPGDFVVAGRNFGCGSSREQAPLALVHARVGAVIASSFARLFYRNAVNTGLPVVECDTCLISNGDELQVDLDHGEVLNLTRGVTVSAAPLPPFMQRIFEDGGLAAHVRKHGGYCLGL; encoded by the coding sequence ATGCTCTTGAGAGGAAAGGCCCACAAGTTCGGCGATGACGTCAATACCGATTACATCATCGCCGGCAAGTACAAATTCAAGACGCTCGACATGGACGAGCTCGCAAAGCACGTCATGGAGGACCTCGACCCGGAGTTTCACGCGAGGCTCGCTCCCGGGGACTTCGTCGTGGCGGGTAGGAACTTCGGATGCGGTTCCTCGCGCGAGCAAGCACCGCTCGCATTGGTGCACGCAAGGGTGGGAGCGGTGATCGCATCATCCTTCGCGAGGCTCTTTTATAGGAACGCGGTGAACACAGGCTTACCCGTCGTGGAATGCGACACCTGCCTCATCTCCAACGGAGATGAACTACAGGTGGACCTGGACCACGGCGAGGTGCTCAATCTCACTCGCGGCGTTACCGTGAGCGCTGCTCCGCTACCCCCATTCATGCAACGGATCTTTGAGGACGGAGGCCTCGCGGCGCACGTCCGCAAGCACGGTGGCTATTGCCTTGGCCTCTAG
- a CDS encoding isocitrate/isopropylmalate dehydrogenase family protein — protein MLHKVTLIHGDGIGPEVVAAARRVIEATGVDIEWEEVQAGAEMAKRLRTPLPDEVIESLRRTGIALKGPITTPVAGGFRSVNVGLRVALDLYANVRPIKTLPCVRGKHDRVDIVIFREATEDVYAGRERWVDENTAETVKVITRRGSERIARAAMEFARRERRRRVTCGHKANIMKFTDGLFLRCARSVARGYPDIQFDDRIIDALCMQLVMAPEAFDVLLLPNLYGDIVSDLASGLVGGLGVAPGANMGDGIAVFEPVHGSAPELAGLGVANPVATILSGAMMLSYLDERESAAAVEVAVSRVLTEGRWLTPDLGGSASTRQMTDAIVAALESSQRPASAPR, from the coding sequence GTGTTGCACAAAGTAACGCTCATCCATGGCGACGGCATCGGCCCGGAGGTAGTCGCTGCCGCAAGGCGTGTGATCGAAGCCACGGGTGTCGACATCGAGTGGGAAGAAGTCCAGGCAGGCGCTGAGATGGCCAAGCGGCTCCGCACTCCCCTGCCCGACGAAGTCATCGAGTCGTTGCGAAGGACGGGCATCGCGCTCAAAGGACCCATCACGACACCGGTGGCCGGAGGCTTCCGCAGTGTCAACGTGGGTCTGCGGGTCGCTCTCGATCTCTACGCAAACGTCCGACCCATCAAGACTCTGCCCTGCGTGCGCGGAAAGCATGACCGGGTGGACATCGTGATCTTCCGGGAAGCCACCGAGGACGTGTACGCCGGCAGAGAGCGTTGGGTGGACGAGAACACGGCTGAGACCGTCAAGGTCATCACCCGCAGAGGCTCCGAGCGCATCGCGCGGGCTGCGATGGAGTTCGCGAGGAGAGAGAGACGCCGCCGGGTGACTTGCGGACACAAGGCCAACATCATGAAATTCACAGACGGCCTCTTCCTCCGCTGCGCCCGCTCGGTCGCACGCGGCTACCCGGATATCCAGTTCGACGACCGTATCATAGACGCCCTCTGTATGCAGTTGGTCATGGCGCCCGAAGCCTTTGACGTGCTGCTCCTGCCGAACCTGTACGGAGACATCGTCTCAGATCTCGCGTCTGGTCTCGTGGGCGGGTTGGGAGTCGCTCCAGGCGCCAACATGGGTGACGGGATCGCGGTGTTCGAGCCTGTCCACGGGAGCGCTCCCGAACTCGCCGGACTCGGCGTCGCAAACCCCGTCGCCACCATCCTGTCAGGCGCGATGATGCTGAGTTACCTGGACGAACGGGAGAGCGCCGCGGCTGTCGAGGTCGCCGTATCGAGGGTCCTGACCGAAGGTCGCTGGCTCACGCCCGACCTCGGCGGGAGTGCCTCCACCAGGCAGATGACAGACGCCATAGTGGCCGCCCTTGAGTCATCCCAGCGCCCTGCTAGCGCTCCACGTTGA